GCTGGTCGAGGCCTCGGTGGTAGCCGGTGCGGGCGTAGGCGTAGCTCTCGACGTGAGCGCCGCGGTCGTAGGCCGCTTCCGCGAGCGTCGCCCACGCGGCACAGTGCGCCGGCCAGCGGGCGGCCACCTGCGCCGGATCGTCACCCCGAGCGAGCGCCTCCCGCGGCTCCGGCTGGTCCGGCAGAAGGGTCGGCGGCGGCCCGCTCAGCAGGTTCGCGTGCGTCACGTCAAC
This sequence is a window from Mycobacteriales bacterium. Protein-coding genes within it:
- a CDS encoding DUF3151 domain-containing protein; the encoded protein is MTHANLLSGPPPTLLPDQPEPREALARGDDPAQVAARWPAHCAAWATLAEAAYDRGAHVESYAYARTGYHRGLDQLRRAGWKGHGPVPWEHEPNRGFLRALATLGRAAAAIGEGDEAARCRDFLRESTGGDELPA